From a region of the Desulfovibrio sp. genome:
- a CDS encoding sensor domain-containing phosphodiesterase — MKIPPPAKINDSASLPLGNLAADDAGAVCHSPDLQSRYFDICLIDFEADVFSSVYHNPAKFGLSAPQLTLSEKIRDELAGQVHPDDAEQFACFLTQQSLQEHLAASPATALDIHQKALDGSYHPVRIIVFPALAQGSGHMYLVCTEDLEQPQIPEDIRHKSEVLQRQQLDALRYKAVVDHTRTLVFEWSGKDLTYLSHRIPELLSGDYDGRNPFDVWREDDVLYTGDMEPFDTCLARLALGIRSGEMTIRLRRRDGQYIWCKVTYTKLDDGESVERYIGTLNDVDAATRSEQALRLRAEHDPLTGAYNTQTFFEKIDKLIKSRPNEQYCVLRFDVAGFKAINESFGLEEGNRLLRGIARLIRQRLTPEKEIFARLTADVFAVCLTGGSERTLQFIQALSLRLDHYSDTFRVKLFFGICPVENTRTPAHILCDWAYLAQKTVKGSDIVNFAFYDDALRKHLHDESYITDQMYEALEKHQFRLFLQPKVQISSGRIVGAEALVRWQHPTDGLILPGRFIPLFERNGFIMRLDAYIWEQTCKTLRTWLDKKYDPTPISVNMSRLHFNDDDLPLKLVSLMNKYNLPRHMLELELTESAFFANEPRLVRLMDELRAAGFVFSMDDFGTGYSSLSTLRDLPFSVVKLDRTFISDGTTNQRGQIVARNTIALARDLDMTIVAEGVENKEHARFLLNSGCNCAQGFYYSRPVDTAEFEVLCFVQEKAFWVHPQLKEDAIRLGLPISTEAPIREY; from the coding sequence ATGAAGATACCACCCCCGGCAAAAATCAATGATTCAGCAAGCCTGCCCCTGGGCAACCTGGCGGCTGATGATGCCGGTGCAGTCTGCCATTCGCCAGATTTGCAAAGCCGATATTTTGATATCTGCCTCATTGATTTTGAGGCCGACGTTTTCAGCAGCGTCTACCATAATCCTGCCAAGTTTGGTCTGTCTGCGCCGCAGCTTACGCTTTCAGAAAAAATCAGGGACGAGCTGGCCGGACAGGTACATCCCGACGATGCCGAACAGTTTGCCTGTTTTTTGACGCAGCAGTCGCTACAGGAACACTTGGCGGCCTCTCCGGCCACAGCCCTCGACATTCACCAAAAAGCCCTGGATGGCTCATACCATCCGGTGCGCATCATTGTTTTTCCTGCCCTGGCTCAGGGCAGCGGGCACATGTACCTTGTCTGCACCGAAGACCTGGAGCAGCCACAGATTCCGGAAGATATCCGGCACAAGAGCGAAGTATTGCAAAGGCAGCAGCTTGACGCGCTGCGTTACAAGGCCGTGGTCGACCATACCCGCACCCTGGTTTTTGAGTGGAGCGGCAAGGATCTTACCTACCTGAGCCACCGCATTCCCGAGCTGCTTTCCGGCGACTACGATGGCCGCAATCCCTTTGACGTGTGGCGCGAGGATGATGTGCTCTATACGGGCGACATGGAGCCCTTTGATACCTGCCTGGCGCGTCTGGCGCTCGGCATCAGATCGGGTGAAATGACAATCCGCCTGCGCCGCCGTGACGGGCAGTACATCTGGTGCAAGGTAACATACACCAAGCTTGATGACGGCGAATCGGTTGAACGCTATATTGGTACGCTCAACGATGTGGATGCCGCCACCCGCAGCGAGCAGGCCCTGCGCCTGCGCGCCGAACACGACCCCCTCACTGGCGCTTACAACACGCAGACTTTTTTTGAAAAAATTGACAAGCTCATCAAAAGCAGGCCCAACGAACAGTACTGCGTACTGCGCTTTGACGTGGCTGGCTTCAAGGCAATCAACGAATCCTTCGGGCTGGAAGAAGGCAACCGACTGCTGCGGGGCATAGCCCGGCTTATACGCCAGCGCCTCACGCCCGAAAAAGAAATTTTTGCGCGCCTCACCGCCGACGTTTTTGCCGTATGCCTTACGGGTGGTTCCGAACGCACGCTGCAATTCATCCAGGCGCTTTCGCTCCGGCTCGACCACTATTCCGACACGTTCCGGGTCAAACTGTTTTTTGGCATCTGCCCGGTGGAAAATACCCGCACGCCTGCCCACATTTTGTGCGACTGGGCCTATCTGGCGCAAAAAACCGTCAAGGGCAGCGACATCGTCAACTTTGCCTTTTATGACGATGCCCTGCGCAAACACCTGCACGACGAGAGCTACATCACCGACCAGATGTACGAAGCGCTTGAAAAGCACCAGTTCAGGCTATTCCTGCAACCCAAGGTACAGATATCCAGTGGCCGCATTGTGGGCGCAGAAGCCCTGGTGCGCTGGCAGCACCCCACGGACGGGCTCATACTGCCGGGCCGGTTTATTCCGCTTTTTGAACGCAACGGCTTCATCATGCGCCTTGACGCATATATCTGGGAGCAGACCTGCAAGACCCTGCGCACATGGCTGGACAAAAAGTATGACCCTACGCCCATCTCGGTGAACATGTCGCGGCTGCATTTCAACGACGACGACCTGCCCCTCAAGCTTGTGAGCCTGATGAACAAGTATAACCTGCCCCGGCACATGCTGGAGCTGGAACTGACCGAAAGCGCTTTTTTTGCAAACGAGCCGCGTCTGGTGCGGCTTATGGACGAACTGCGGGCGGCGGGTTTTGTTTTTTCAATGGACGACTTTGGAACAGGCTATTCATCCCTGAGCACGCTGCGCGACCTGCCCTTCAGCGTGGTCAAGCTCGACCGGACCTTTATCAGCGACGGCACAACCAACCAGCGCGGCCAGATTGTGGCGCGCAATACCATTGCCCTTGCGCGCGATCTGGATATGACCATCGTGGCCGAAGGGGTGGAAAACAAGGAACATGCCCGTTTTCTGCTCAACAGCGGCTGCAACTGCGCCCAGGGCTTCTATTATTCCCGGCCTGTGGATACTGCCGAATTTGAAGTGCTCTGTTTTGTGCAGGAAAAAGCCTTCTGGGTACACCCACAGCTAAAGGAAGACGCCATACGGCTCGGCCTGCCCATCAGCACAGAAGCTCCCATCAGGGAATACTGA